Genomic segment of Hydra vulgaris chromosome 11, alternate assembly HydraT2T_AEP:
CAAAGTTGTCACTAATCGACCAAGGGAGAGAAGAAGCTCTTAAAGTAATTCAAattaggtttaataaaaaaatagtcacttaacattttattgacaaataaTAAGATATGCGGCATTTATATCCGTTCTTTTTAGAATGTAGTAAACGTGAAAgagatttgaataaaaaaaaatattttgaacttcTTGGATTTGAAAAGGAGGTTTTATTGTTGATTCAGGAAGTCACTCTATATTTATCACTGATTATGGAAACTTTCAGATACCATCAACTTATAGTGATGGTGAgagaaataaactttataaacttaTCTGGAATGAAGATAGTGATTTTTATTGTGTAGAACATTAAAGAATCACTTAAACAATGgattaatgttaaaaaacagGATAAATTAAGAATTATAGATAAATATGAACTTCAATTAGAGTGtgatttcaaagaaaaaaaaactaataaaaagtattttatcaatGGCACttatattaagattattagAAACAAGTGATATCATTTATAAAGACTTTGAGATTAAAAAGAATTGTGGAACGTTTAACGTAAAACGTAAAACGTAAAACGTAAATCATAAAACACAACATAAAAGTTTATGTTgtgtttttaatctttttttatataaaaacaaaatgtcatttttaaaaattacagacaCTGAAAAGAGAGatcaaattgtaaataaattatcagaGAGTAAAAAAAGAATACAGCAGAATCATCTTAGTGAAAAGATTGGAGATTCTAATTTGCAGATAGACTTGTCAAAATTGTACAAGCCATTAATTgatagtcaatctggaataaaGGAGGATATATCTAAATTGCAAGATCAAGCTAATTAATTTGCTCTTACGTTTTCAAATGCATATCCTGAAATACTTACTTATGGATCTAAAGAAATAATGCcttctgataaatttttaaagttgggAAAAATTGCAACAGACTATCTTAGGATGTATACTTATAGTAAAAAGTCTACAGACACTATATATGGAATACATTCTAAAAAgggtaaattttttataggaaaagttcctatattaattaataatgatgatatagatataaatggaataaaataaataggtaCTCCTGGTCTTTGGGAATTACTAACAAAGTCTAATCCTAATAaggaaatatataatatagatgaTCTTCACAATTATCGagatataataatacaaacagaTGCAATTACTACTCATTCAGGAAAACCAAAGTCATCTCGGAgtgaaaaatacaaagaaataaTAGCTCCCATTTGGAGAGAGTTAAAGAGAACTAGAATGCTTGAATCAAAGGGAACAGCAATAGGACCAATAATTCTTCCTAGCGATCCTATTGCACTTCTTGATATGCTTGAATTACGCATAGCTGCATGGAGAGCAGGTAATACTGGATCAAGAAATGAAGCTATTGCAATTTGTGATGAATTGTTAAGACAAGGTGTTATGAATAGTGATCAGCATAAAGCAATACAAAATAATCTAGCAATATGATAATATGAATATGATAATATGAATATGATAATATGAATATGATAATATGAATATGATAATATGAATATGATAATATGAATATGATAATATGAATATGATAATATGAATATGATAAAATGAATATGATAATATGAATATGATAATATGAATATGATAATATGAATATGATAATATGAATATGATAACATGAATATGATAATATGAATATGATAATATGAATATGATAATATGAATATGATAATATGAATATGATAATATGAATATGATAATATGAATATGATAACATGAATATGATAATATGAATATGATAATATGAATATGATAATATGAATATGATAATATGAATATGATAATATGAATATGATAAtatgagtaaaaataaaaaatgctatttgttaaaaataagaaatatgttAAGAAGCAAGTTGTTGGAGGAAGTGGTATATttgatagtttaataaatttatttaaacgagCAGCATCATCAAATATAACAAGCGTGTCATCAGCTATGTTGAAGAGGCTAGCTGCTAGCGATTTAGGAAAAACTGCAATAACTGCTGCCAAATCAGTAGGGAAAGAACTTTCAACATCAGCAATAGAAGCTGCTAAAGATGTTGCAGTTGAAAAAGGAAAACAATTAATTAGAAAAGCATTTACTAAAGTTTCTCAATCAAATACAgtcattaataataaaattcatgACATAAtctcaaatttaaataaaaaagctgatGAAGTTAcaccaaatataaataatataatgatggGGTCTGTAATAAAATCAACAGCTATAAGGATAGAAGATCTAGCAAAAAAAGGCCGAGGTCTTCGATtagcctaatttttttatatttattttccattttaaaagaaaaaaaatttttatattgtatataaaaaaatggcaagttctgatatattaaattttactgaAATCCCAACTGTGGATGATGAAATTGAAAGATTTGAATTCTATGAATATGAACCAATAGCTCGCACAAATCTAAATAGCGCTGGAGAAATAAGAATTAACATTGAGCAACAAAATTTGTTCACACTTCCATCTGTGGCTTATCTTTTGCTTGAAGGAAGACTTCTTAAACTTGATGGGACAGCTTATGCTAATGCAGATGCAGTGGCGCTTACAAATAATGGTATTATGCATTTATTCAGTGAAATATCATATCAATTAtcaaaccaaaatataaaaaccatttttaatccAGGTCAAGCAACAACAATGTTAGGAATGCTTAAATACCCAAATGACTTTCAATTAGCACAAGGATTAAATCAATTGTGGTACAAAGATTCTTCAACAACAGCAGTACTTGCTGATATCTCAGGGTTTGCAGTACGACAATCATACATAACTCAGAAACCAACCACAAAAAGAACATTTTCATTTTGTATACCTTTAAGACACATTTTTGGATTCTGCGATGATTACAACAAAGTTATTTACGGATTTAAACATACACTAACTCTTGTTAGAAAAAGTGATACTGGAGCAATTTTTAGAAACGCTCTTGCAGCTGCAGGAAAAGTTAATCTTGATAAAATATCATTGTTCATACCACATGTGATTCCATCAGATTTAGAGAGagttaatctttaaaaaagtattgaatCAAAAGTGACATTTCCAATAACTTTTCGCGCAAGGCAGTGTGATACTATAACTGTTCCACAATCTACAACGTTTTCTTGGAGATTTAGCGTAAAAACATCTCCAGAAAAACCAAGATACATTGTTGTTGGATTCCAAACAAGTAAGGGTGGAAATCAAGAAGTTAATTCTTCcatatttgatcattgtgaCTTGAAAAATATGTACATTATGCttaatcaagaaaaatatcCAGCTGCTGACTATAACTTATCATTTCCAAACCATCAATTTTCAAGAGCCTATAGAGATGCATCTGTATTTAGTGAAAAATTTTATGGAATGAACGATTTGATAACACAAAGCAACATAACTCCTTCAGACTATAAAGATTTATACCCACTCTTTGTTTTTGATGTTAGTAGAcaatcagaaaaattaaaatcctCAGTAGTAGATGTACAAATTAAagcaacatttaatttttattaaaacaatttaaattttattttaacaattaatagtttttacaCTTTCAATCAGACGGAAATAAGTTGAACgttgtttattaactttttttgaattgatttaaaatttttttatctttatataataaaaatgtattatataaggGAAAACTTGCAGAagttgttaaaagaaaataacatttcacaaacatctaaaaattatGTTACATTGTTAATGATTGCTGTAGATAATGGGTTGATTGATAAAGAATCAATCATGTCAAAAGCAACAGAAGCAACTAATGAGAAAAGACCAGTTGGAAGACCTAGAATACATCCAGTAAAAGAAGTAGATCCTTCGGATCCATGCAAAGTAAATGAGAAAAGATCAGTTGGAAGACCTAAAATACATCCagtaaaagaaaagaaaaaagaaatagatcCAAAATATGAAAGATTAAGaacaattaagaaaaaaccAGTCActattaaattaacaaacataGAAACAGGAGAAGAAACagtatataaatctttatatagtGCAATGCGTGGGACCGGTCATGGATATAGATATCTTGAAATGCGTGATGGTAAGATTGATAATGGTTATaagattgaaatattaaattctgaaaaactaaaaaaaaaatcttgatatataaaaatgggatctgataatttatttgaaaataaaaatgcgattgaattgttaaaaaataatttagataaaataaattgggatattttatctaaaaatccaaatgcaattaatttattaaaaaataatttggataaaataaattttaaatggttatCTAAAAATCCAAATGcgattgaaatattaaaaaagaatttagataAAGTAGATTGGAGTGAATTATCTTATAATCCAAATGCAATTGACATTTAAAGATAATCTAGATAAAGTAAATTggtattatttatctttaaatccAAATGCcattgagatattaaaaaagaatttaaataaaataaattggaaaAATTTATCTCAAAATCCAAATGccattgaaatattaaaaaataatttagataaagTAGATAGggatattttatctttaaatccAAATgcaattgaaatattaaaagctaatttatataaagtagattggttatttttatctaaaaatccAAATgcgattaaaatattaaaagctaaTTTAGTTAAAGAACATTGggatattttatctttaaatccAAATGCGattgaaatattaataaataatattaataaagtagATTGGAATTGGTTATCACATAATCCAAATATCTTCACATatgattatgaaaaaataaaagaagcaaataaatatCTGCTTGAattgaaagaatatttttattctccaaattatttagaatttttaattaagttatatgGAAgagaaaaagcttttaaattattccTTAAAGAACCAAAAAATGAGATTGAGATAAAAGCGAGAAAAATGtggaatttttaattgaaattcaattaaaaatttatcttttaatgcgattgaaatattaaattctgaaaaattaaaaaaaataaaatcttgtcatataaaaatttaaatttctatatgacaagaaaaaatattttgaaaaatgatataaagaaaatgaaaattgaaaaaaattatattgctatataaaaatggaaaataaaacggtataagaattaaaaaaaatcgctAAAGAGCGaggaattaaatattattatagaatgaGAAGAGATGATCTCATAAGAGAGTTATCGCACACACAGATAGGTACAGAGTATCTACTTGATGAGCCTGTTCCATATATATCATCAACAATTTTAGCTCCGTCACCTTTTCAGCCTATTacacaaattagaaaaaaaataaataaaaagattaattcTCGTGCAGATTGGATTGTATCATATGTTCCAGAACCAATTAAAAAGGTTGTGAATAAACAAGTTGATGAACTAAAATCTACAGTTTCAAATTTGTATCAAAAACATGGAATTAGAAATCCGgtagaatttaaatttcaatCACAATCAGCTGTTAAGAATGTAACAAATCAGTTTTCAGTTAAAGGAATAAAAGGATATGATGCTATATCTTTCATG
This window contains:
- the LOC136086845 gene encoding uncharacterized protein LOC136086845, which codes for MASSDILNFTEIPTVDDEIERFEFYEYEPIARTNLNSAGEIRINIEQQNLFTLPSVAYLLLEGRLLKLDGTAYANADAVALTNNGIMHLFSEISYQLSNQNIKTIFNPGQATTMLGMLKYPNDFQLAQGLNQLWYKDSSTTAVLADISGFAVRQSYITQKPTTKRTFSFCIPLRHIFGFCDDYNKVIYGFKHTLTLVRKSDTGAIFRNALAAAGKVNLDKISLFIPHVIPSDLERVNL